The Aurantiacibacter gangjinensis genome includes a region encoding these proteins:
- the feoB gene encoding ferrous iron transporter B: MSDTQLRKVALVGNPNAGKSALFNALTGARQKIANYPGVTVERKAGRMALPGGGAVELVDLPGSYSLDPSSPDEEVTRQVVQGEFPGEDAPDALVVVVDAANLEQHLVFAQELVALGRPTVVALNMIDLAERDGLMIDAGALSDALGVPVVPTVAVRRRGLDELTKAIEGAGSQDFGQRHAVAELTMTERRLAARNIAKGAIISESGEHRLHASLDKVLLHPWLGPVILFGLLFVVFQAVFAWADPFIGLIEGAIEGVSAGVEASLAEGFVREFLVQGVLAGVGSVVVFLPQIIILFAFILAMEQSGYMARAAFLMDRMMASVGLSGRSFIPLLSSFACAIPGIMATRSIADPKDRLTTILIAPLMTCSARLPVYAIIIAAFIPNTMVAPFVGLQGLVLFGLYVFGIIGAMIVALVLRRTVTKGAASGFIMELPRYQLPPIRDLLIGLWQRAWVFLRRAGTIIFAATIALWVLLSFPEAEPGESQLDASIAGQVADGMHVVLAPIGFNREISLAIIPAMAAREVAVSALATTYAVEAEDEEAEAEGLTERLQAGWSLPTALAFLAWFVFAPQCISTIAVARRETNGWKWPIVMVVYLFALAYVAAGATYWGATALGL; the protein is encoded by the coding sequence ATGAGCGATACGCAGCTGCGCAAGGTGGCGCTGGTCGGCAATCCCAATGCCGGCAAGAGTGCGCTGTTCAATGCGCTGACGGGCGCGCGGCAGAAGATCGCCAATTATCCGGGCGTCACGGTGGAGCGAAAGGCGGGCCGCATGGCGTTGCCGGGCGGCGGGGCTGTCGAATTGGTCGACCTGCCCGGCTCCTATTCGCTCGATCCGTCCAGCCCGGATGAGGAAGTTACCCGGCAAGTGGTGCAGGGCGAGTTTCCCGGTGAGGATGCACCCGACGCGCTCGTTGTGGTGGTGGATGCCGCCAATCTCGAACAGCACCTCGTTTTCGCGCAGGAACTGGTGGCACTGGGCCGACCGACCGTGGTGGCCCTCAACATGATCGACCTCGCAGAGCGCGATGGCCTCATGATCGATGCAGGCGCGCTATCCGATGCGCTGGGCGTGCCGGTGGTCCCCACCGTCGCCGTGCGCCGCCGCGGGCTGGACGAGCTGACAAAAGCTATCGAAGGTGCTGGCTCGCAGGATTTCGGCCAGCGCCACGCTGTGGCCGAACTTACCATGACGGAGCGGCGGCTCGCGGCGCGCAATATCGCCAAGGGCGCGATCATCTCCGAAAGCGGCGAGCATCGCCTGCATGCCAGCCTCGACAAGGTGCTGCTGCATCCGTGGCTCGGCCCCGTCATCCTGTTCGGCCTGCTGTTCGTGGTCTTCCAGGCGGTGTTCGCCTGGGCCGACCCTTTCATCGGCCTGATCGAAGGCGCGATAGAAGGTGTGAGCGCGGGCGTAGAAGCCAGCCTTGCAGAAGGCTTCGTGCGCGAGTTTCTGGTGCAGGGCGTGCTGGCGGGCGTGGGCAGCGTGGTCGTGTTCTTGCCGCAGATTATCATCCTGTTCGCCTTCATTCTCGCTATGGAGCAATCGGGTTATATGGCGCGTGCCGCCTTCCTCATGGACCGGATGATGGCCAGCGTCGGCCTGTCGGGCCGCAGCTTCATTCCGCTGCTTTCCAGTTTCGCCTGCGCCATTCCCGGCATCATGGCGACCCGCTCCATCGCCGACCCGAAGGACCGGCTGACCACCATCCTCATTGCGCCGCTGATGACCTGTTCGGCGCGTCTCCCCGTTTATGCCATCATCATCGCGGCCTTCATCCCCAACACCATGGTCGCGCCGTTCGTGGGCCTTCAGGGGCTGGTGCTTTTCGGCCTCTACGTCTTCGGCATTATCGGCGCGATGATCGTGGCGCTGGTGCTGCGGCGTACGGTAACCAAGGGTGCGGCGAGCGGCTTCATCATGGAGCTGCCGCGCTACCAGTTGCCGCCCATCCGCGACCTGCTGATCGGCCTGTGGCAGCGCGCCTGGGTCTTCCTGCGGCGCGCCGGCACGATCATCTTTGCCGCCACCATCGCACTTTGGGTGCTGCTGAGCTTTCCCGAGGCGGAGCCTGGCGAGAGCCAGCTCGATGCCAGTATCGCCGGTCAGGTTGCGGATGGCATGCATGTTGTGCTGGCGCCCATCGGCTTTAACCGCGAGATCAGCCTTGCGATCATCCCGGCCATGGCCGCGCGCGAAGTGGCGGTATCCGCGCTGGCGACCACCTACGCCGTGGAGGCCGAGGACGAAGAGGCCGAGGCGGAGGGCCTGACCGAACGCTTGCAGGCGGGCTGGAGCCTGCCCACGGCGCTCGCCTTCCTCGCCTGGTTCGTGTTCGCGCCGCAATGCATCAGCACCATTGCCGTGGCGCGGCGCGAGACCAATGGCTGGAAGTGGCCCATCGTGATGGTCGTCTACCTTTTCGCGCTGGCCTATGTGGCGGCAGGCGCGACCTATTGGGGCGCGACGGCGCTGGGGTTGTAG
- a CDS encoding ankyrin repeat domain-containing protein yields MVRASFRSVVFASLALAFAAPASAQFYSEGFEFLEAVKDRNGTDATEMLNRPGTQIVNARDITSGETGLHIVTARRDLQWVRFLLQEGANPNIADNAGRTPLILAAELGFIEAVEALIRGGARVDVANSTGETPLISAVHARNVDLIEVLVENGADPDVTDNTGRSARDYASMGNVSRRVLTAIESGDNDGDDGEGRTYGPVF; encoded by the coding sequence GTGGTTCGCGCTTCGTTTCGTTCAGTTGTTTTCGCGTCTCTGGCGCTGGCCTTCGCTGCCCCTGCATCGGCGCAGTTCTATTCCGAAGGCTTCGAGTTCCTGGAAGCGGTGAAAGACCGCAACGGCACCGACGCGACCGAGATGCTCAATCGCCCGGGCACGCAGATCGTCAATGCGCGCGATATCACTTCGGGCGAGACGGGCCTGCACATCGTCACCGCGCGGCGAGACCTGCAATGGGTGCGCTTCCTGCTGCAGGAAGGGGCCAATCCCAACATCGCAGACAATGCCGGGCGCACGCCGCTGATCCTCGCTGCCGAGCTGGGTTTCATCGAAGCGGTTGAGGCCCTGATCCGCGGGGGGGCGCGGGTGGATGTGGCCAATTCCACCGGCGAGACGCCGCTGATTTCCGCGGTGCATGCCCGCAATGTCGACCTGATCGAAGTGCTGGTGGAGAACGGCGCGGACCCCGATGTCACGGACAATACGGGCCGTTCCGCGCGCGATTATGCCAGCATGGGCAATGTTTCGCGCCGTGTGCTGACCGCGATCGAATCCGGCGATAACGACGGTGACGACGGCGAAGGCCGCACTTACGGGCCGGTTTTCTGA
- a CDS encoding SCO family protein — MSARLAVVSTVAAALALAGCDASASRAPIEDAPFYNSALTGEYELINSDGEPVRNTDFAGRYQLIYFGYAYCPNVCPFDMQRMMRGYDQFVEANPDLADAVQPIFITVDPERDTPERVGQFAAAFSEDVIGLTGTPEQIETAAANFFFSYQRIEALNEGGEYDINHPSIGYLVDREGEPMAPIPVEQSAEAVAAELEKWVR; from the coding sequence ATGTCTGCACGTTTAGCCGTAGTTTCAACCGTCGCCGCCGCGCTTGCGCTGGCAGGCTGCGATGCGTCCGCTAGTCGCGCGCCGATAGAGGATGCGCCATTCTACAATAGCGCGCTGACCGGCGAGTACGAGCTGATCAATTCGGACGGCGAACCGGTGCGCAACACCGATTTTGCAGGGCGCTACCAACTGATCTATTTCGGCTATGCCTATTGCCCCAATGTCTGCCCGTTCGACATGCAGCGCATGATGCGCGGCTACGACCAGTTCGTAGAAGCCAATCCTGACCTCGCCGATGCAGTGCAGCCCATTTTCATCACCGTCGATCCGGAGCGCGACACGCCCGAACGGGTCGGCCAGTTTGCCGCCGCTTTCTCCGAAGACGTGATCGGCCTGACCGGCACGCCCGAACAGATCGAGACAGCGGCTGCCAATTTCTTCTTCTCCTACCAGCGGATCGAAGCGCTGAATGAGGGCGGCGAATACGACATCAACCATCCCAGCATCGGGTATCTGGTGGACCGTGAGGGAGAGCCCATGGCGCCCATCCCGGTGGAACAATCGGCGGAAGCCGTGGCAGCGGAACTGGAAAAGTGGGTGCGTTGA
- the ssb gene encoding single-stranded DNA-binding protein, giving the protein MAGSLNKVMLIGNLGADPEVRSFQNGGKVANLRIATSETWKDREGQRQERTEWHTVAIFSEGLVRVAESYLKKGSKVFVEGQLQTRKWQDQNGQDRYSTEVVLRGFNGTLTMLDGRGEGGGGGGSSGGFGGGGAGYGDRGQSGGGSGGGFGGNDSNGNGGGNGGSGGASNYDDLDDDIPF; this is encoded by the coding sequence ATGGCGGGCTCTCTCAACAAGGTCATGCTGATCGGCAATCTGGGCGCGGACCCGGAAGTGCGCAGCTTCCAGAATGGCGGCAAGGTCGCCAACCTTCGCATCGCCACCAGCGAGACGTGGAAGGATCGCGAGGGCCAGCGGCAGGAACGCACCGAGTGGCACACCGTCGCCATCTTCTCCGAAGGGCTGGTGCGGGTCGCCGAAAGCTATCTGAAAAAGGGCAGCAAGGTCTTCGTAGAGGGCCAGTTGCAGACCCGCAAATGGCAGGACCAGAACGGCCAAGATCGCTATTCCACCGAAGTGGTGCTGCGCGGTTTCAACGGCACGCTCACCATGCTGGACGGTCGCGGTGAAGGCGGCGGCGGCGGTGGCAGTAGCGGCGGTTTTGGCGGGGGCGGTGCCGGCTATGGCGATCGCGGCCAAAGCGGCGGCGGATCGGGCGGCGGCTTCGGCGGTAACGATTCTAATGGCAATGGCGGCGGCAATGGCGGCTCGGGCGGCGCCTCGAACTACGACGATCTGGACGACGATATTCCGTTCTGA
- a CDS encoding COQ9 family protein — MAETADLSNATLDELRVALAPEIAVSAMFDGWTEAALLSAAEMADVEPAVAKLAFKDSGGISGRVSAMAMIDAWIASVDQKMEAEFADGRLDNMPIRERIRSLVQFRLDAIEGLEEALRRATAVQAMPQNVARALRQGWSSADKIWRLAGDTAADYNHYTKRAILASIYAATLAVFVEDDSEDKADTRAFLDRRIEGVMKFEKAKAQLLGKDRESFDFARFLGRLRYPQD, encoded by the coding sequence ATGGCTGAGACCGCCGATCTCTCAAATGCGACGCTGGACGAACTGCGCGTCGCACTCGCGCCGGAGATTGCAGTGTCCGCCATGTTCGATGGCTGGACCGAAGCGGCGCTGCTTTCGGCGGCGGAAATGGCCGATGTGGAACCGGCCGTGGCGAAACTGGCGTTCAAAGATAGCGGCGGCATCAGCGGGCGCGTCAGCGCGATGGCGATGATCGATGCGTGGATCGCCTCGGTCGACCAGAAGATGGAAGCCGAATTCGCCGACGGTCGCCTCGACAATATGCCTATCCGCGAGCGTATCCGCTCCCTCGTGCAGTTCCGCCTGGACGCGATCGAGGGCCTGGAAGAGGCGCTGCGCCGGGCAACGGCCGTCCAGGCCATGCCGCAAAACGTCGCCCGCGCACTGCGCCAAGGCTGGTCCAGCGCGGACAAGATTTGGCGCTTGGCGGGCGATACGGCCGCCGACTACAACCACTACACGAAGCGCGCGATCCTCGCCTCCATCTATGCCGCCACGCTGGCAGTATTCGTGGAGGACGATAGCGAGGACAAGGCCGATACCCGCGCCTTTCTCGACCGCCGTATCGAAGGCGTGATGAAGTTCGAAAAGGCCAAGGCGCAATTGCTGGGCAAGGACCGCGAGAGCTTCGATTTCGCGCGTTTCCTCGGCCGGTTGCGGTATCCGCAGGACTGA
- a CDS encoding YcgN family cysteine cluster protein: protein MGALRDRFWELDLGDLSRAEWEALCDGCGRCCLHKLEDADTGEIAETNVACKLLDTGTAQCRDYRHRKAFVPDCLRLTPKLVREVPWLPSSCTYRLRAEGKPIPDWHHLHTGSRDAMVAAGVSVAGRVVSEAQAGPLEHHIVDWDDDQDGFASDAP from the coding sequence GTGGGTGCGTTGAGGGATCGCTTCTGGGAGCTCGATCTCGGTGATCTCAGCCGCGCCGAGTGGGAGGCGCTGTGCGATGGCTGCGGCAGATGCTGCCTGCACAAGCTGGAAGATGCCGATACCGGCGAAATCGCGGAGACGAATGTTGCCTGCAAGCTGCTCGACACCGGCACGGCACAATGCCGCGATTATCGCCATCGCAAGGCGTTCGTGCCCGACTGCCTGCGCCTGACGCCCAAGCTGGTGCGCGAAGTGCCGTGGCTGCCCTCTAGCTGCACCTACCGCTTGCGGGCCGAGGGCAAACCGATACCGGATTGGCACCACCTTCACACCGGCAGCCGTGATGCCATGGTGGCGGCAGGCGTGAGCGTGGCAGGCCGGGTGGTGAGCGAAGCGCAGGCAGGGCCACTGGAACATCACATTGTCGATTGGGACGATGACCAAGACGGTTTTGCGAGTGACGCCCCATGA
- a CDS encoding M48 family metallopeptidase, with amino-acid sequence MIDWLRDDHQNPAVEVDGRNLPIAIRRHARAKRLTMRLAPDGSELRITLPTWGRTRDALAFAQARTDWIARQVTKVPERLALTDGSTIPFLGTSLRIVWNKALGRTPQLADSVLTVGGPRDRLQARVQRWLEGEALRLAGEDLAFYCERAGLPAPQLRLSRAQRRWGSCSGNNRTGRCIRINWRLVMAPDHVRRSVVAHEVAHLVHFDHSPAFHRLLGDLFEGVIGEADGWLKREGRGLYAAFG; translated from the coding sequence ATGATCGACTGGCTGCGCGACGATCACCAGAACCCTGCCGTCGAAGTGGACGGCCGCAACCTCCCCATCGCCATCCGCCGCCATGCGCGCGCCAAGCGGCTGACCATGCGGCTCGCGCCCGATGGCAGCGAACTTCGCATTACGCTGCCCACCTGGGGTCGCACCCGCGACGCGCTGGCCTTTGCGCAGGCCCGCACCGACTGGATCGCTCGGCAAGTGACAAAGGTGCCCGAGCGGCTGGCCCTTACGGACGGCTCCACCATCCCTTTCCTCGGAACGTCGCTGCGCATCGTCTGGAACAAGGCCTTGGGCCGCACGCCGCAGCTGGCCGATAGTGTCCTGACCGTCGGCGGACCGCGCGACCGATTGCAAGCCCGCGTACAGCGCTGGCTGGAAGGTGAGGCACTACGCCTCGCGGGCGAAGACCTCGCCTTCTATTGCGAGCGCGCCGGACTGCCTGCCCCGCAGCTTCGCCTGTCGCGCGCGCAGCGGCGCTGGGGATCATGCTCGGGCAACAACAGGACCGGGCGCTGCATCCGCATCAATTGGCGGCTGGTGATGGCGCCCGACCATGTGCGCCGCTCGGTCGTCGCGCACGAGGTCGCGCACCTTGTCCATTTCGACCATTCGCCCGCCTTCCATCGCCTGCTCGGCGACCTGTTCGAAGGCGTGATCGGCGAGGCCGATGGCTGGCTGAAACGAGAGGGCCGCGGCCTCTACGCCGCATTCGGCTAG
- a CDS encoding riboflavin synthase, translating to MFTGIVTAIGSVARVEQRGDLRLTITGPLDPATIDIGASIACSGVCLTVVDRGGSKGEAHFTVDVSAETTSRTAARMWEEGAHLNLEPSLRLGDELGGHIVTGHVDAVGTIAKSEAEGDSTRLTIAAPAELAPFIAAKGSITVNGVSLTVNSVEDQPDGEVLFGLNIIPHTAQVTTLGQLGEGDELNLEVDTIARYLHRMQALRAS from the coding sequence ATGTTCACAGGCATCGTCACCGCCATCGGCTCCGTCGCCAGGGTTGAGCAGCGCGGCGATTTGCGGCTGACCATCACCGGGCCGCTCGACCCCGCGACCATCGATATCGGGGCATCCATCGCCTGTTCGGGCGTATGCCTTACCGTAGTGGATCGCGGCGGCAGCAAGGGCGAGGCGCATTTCACCGTCGATGTCTCCGCCGAAACAACATCGCGCACCGCCGCGCGGATGTGGGAAGAAGGCGCGCACCTCAATCTCGAACCATCGCTGCGGCTGGGAGACGAGCTCGGCGGTCATATCGTGACCGGCCATGTCGATGCCGTCGGCACCATCGCCAAGAGCGAAGCGGAGGGCGATTCCACCCGCCTCACCATCGCCGCGCCAGCAGAGCTCGCCCCCTTTATCGCCGCCAAGGGATCCATCACGGTCAATGGCGTGTCGCTGACGGTGAATTCGGTTGAAGACCAGCCTGATGGGGAGGTGCTTTTCGGCCTCAACATCATTCCTCACACGGCGCAGGTAACGACCTTGGGCCAGCTCGGCGAAGGCGACGAGCTCAATCTCGAAGTCGACACCATCGCGCGGTATTTGCACCGGATGCAGGCTCTGCGCGCCAGCTAA
- the ribD gene encoding bifunctional diaminohydroxyphosphoribosylaminopyrimidine deaminase/5-amino-6-(5-phosphoribosylamino)uracil reductase RibD: MADGSAPDDARWMAAAAALSERARPLASPNPGVGAIIVKNGVVIGRGWTQAGGRPHAEAVALAQAGEAACGATLYVTLEPCAHRSQRGPACADLTAGAGLARAVIGMCDPDPRTATLGAGKLRDAGIDTRILGWPAHMLGLAGHEVHLSQGRPHVTLKLAMSLDGCIAAASGESQWITGPAARAHTHRERARADAILVGGGTLRADNPRLDVRLDGLEERSPRRVALTSGDVPEGWTAIRSPQEIAALEGVRYLMVEGGEQTASAFLAAGLVDRMLIYRAPILLGDGLRAIGDAGRHTLDAAFAGGFALEDRRMLGSDTLEVYRPAALERPGMGDS, encoded by the coding sequence ATGGCTGACGGTTCCGCGCCGGATGACGCGCGCTGGATGGCCGCCGCCGCCGCGCTGTCGGAGAGAGCGCGTCCGCTTGCCAGTCCCAACCCCGGTGTCGGCGCGATCATCGTGAAAAACGGCGTGGTCATTGGTCGCGGCTGGACGCAGGCGGGCGGTCGTCCGCATGCGGAAGCCGTTGCGCTTGCGCAGGCCGGCGAGGCCGCGTGCGGGGCTACGCTCTATGTCACGCTCGAACCCTGCGCGCACCGGTCGCAGCGCGGGCCTGCCTGTGCCGATCTGACTGCCGGGGCCGGATTGGCCCGCGCGGTCATCGGCATGTGCGATCCCGACCCGCGCACCGCCACGCTCGGCGCGGGCAAGCTGCGCGATGCCGGGATCGACACCCGTATCCTCGGCTGGCCGGCGCACATGCTGGGGCTTGCCGGACACGAGGTGCACCTTTCGCAAGGCCGCCCGCATGTCACGCTGAAACTCGCCATGTCGCTCGATGGCTGCATCGCCGCCGCATCGGGCGAGAGCCAGTGGATCACCGGTCCGGCTGCCCGGGCACATACCCACCGCGAACGTGCGCGCGCCGATGCGATCCTCGTTGGCGGCGGCACGCTGCGTGCCGACAATCCGCGCCTCGACGTGCGCTTGGACGGCCTCGAAGAGCGGTCTCCCCGCCGCGTAGCACTCACGTCCGGCGACGTGCCCGAAGGCTGGACGGCGATCCGCTCCCCGCAGGAGATCGCCGCGCTGGAGGGCGTGCGCTACCTGATGGTGGAAGGCGGCGAGCAAACCGCATCCGCCTTTCTCGCCGCCGGACTGGTGGACCGCATGCTCATCTACCGCGCGCCGATCCTTCTGGGCGATGGCTTGCGCGCCATAGGCGATGCCGGTCGCCATACGCTGGATGCCGCCTTCGCCGGCGGCTTCGCGCTTGAAGACCGCCGCATGCTTGGCAGCGACACGCTGGAAGTCTATCGCCCCGCTGCGCTCGAACGGCCGGGCATGGGAGACAGTTGA
- a CDS encoding FeoA family protein: protein MTLDMLEPLDRAEITSVNWDSLAPEEAKRLRALGIDEGARIAIAHRGVFIGKDPIALMVGRMNVAIRRVHARAMSVKLV from the coding sequence CTGACCCTCGACATGCTCGAGCCCCTCGACCGGGCGGAGATTACTTCCGTCAATTGGGATTCTCTGGCCCCCGAAGAGGCCAAGCGCCTGCGCGCGCTGGGCATCGACGAAGGCGCACGTATCGCCATCGCCCATCGCGGCGTCTTCATCGGCAAAGACCCGATCGCGCTAATGGTGGGCCGTATGAATGTCGCGATCCGCCGCGTCCACGCCCGCGCCATGTCGGTGAAGCTGGTATGA
- a CDS encoding alpha/beta hydrolase: MPLILDRRTVLASGLATVGTALVANAPLPRSLLFARIETLDDRWPNQSPRIRIWLPPGYDMDMRRYPVLYVLDGQWAFADDAEGANFAVDTRMAQLADAGRVEPHLIVAIDNLGDERFVQYMPQAIYDGASDTVRAVVERDLARVGADRLRSASFIAWLEGELKPYVDTRYRTRPGRLDTAIFGASVAGVMAGAIFVEAQGSFGRGACMSPNWPIYDERMIDHAGLAEQWADYFAQIGAPGGRRLWLDHGTQMMDAGMAPYQFAIAGRLAQLGWERGEHLRTEVYHAGHAFAQTAYQMDDLLGWLLA, encoded by the coding sequence ATGCCTCTCATTCTCGACCGCCGAACGGTGCTGGCCAGCGGGCTGGCGACCGTTGGAACAGCGCTCGTCGCAAATGCGCCCCTGCCCCGATCCCTCCTCTTCGCGCGGATCGAAACGCTGGACGATCGCTGGCCAAACCAGAGCCCGCGCATCCGCATCTGGTTGCCGCCGGGCTACGATATGGACATGCGGCGTTATCCGGTGCTGTATGTGCTGGACGGTCAATGGGCCTTCGCCGATGACGCAGAAGGTGCCAATTTCGCCGTCGATACGCGGATGGCGCAGCTTGCCGATGCGGGGCGGGTCGAGCCGCACCTGATCGTCGCGATCGATAATCTCGGTGACGAGCGCTTCGTGCAATATATGCCGCAGGCGATTTATGATGGCGCAAGCGATACCGTGCGCGCGGTCGTCGAACGTGACCTCGCCCGCGTCGGTGCCGACCGTTTGCGCTCGGCATCTTTCATCGCGTGGCTGGAAGGCGAGCTGAAACCGTATGTCGATACGCGCTATCGCACCCGGCCGGGCAGACTCGACACGGCCATATTCGGCGCCAGCGTGGCAGGTGTGATGGCTGGCGCGATCTTCGTCGAGGCGCAAGGCAGCTTCGGTCGCGGCGCGTGCATGTCGCCCAACTGGCCGATCTATGACGAGCGCATGATCGACCATGCCGGGCTGGCGGAGCAATGGGCAGACTATTTCGCACAAATCGGCGCGCCCGGTGGCAGGCGGCTATGGCTCGACCACGGCACGCAGATGATGGATGCCGGCATGGCGCCCTACCAGTTCGCCATAGCGGGTCGGCTTGCGCAGCTCGGCTGGGAGCGCGGAGAGCATTTGCGCACCGAGGTCTACCATGCGGGCCACGCCTTCGCGCAGACGGCCTACCAGATGGACGATCTGCTCGGCTGGCTGCTGGCCTGA
- a CDS encoding aromatic amino acid transaminase, giving the protein MLDQLTQQPADALLAIIKLFNADARQDKIDLGVGVYRTADGATPVFRAIKAAEKRLWETQDSKGYLGLVGDEGFVTRLMPYVFGADHPADGRIAGMQTPGGTGAVRLGAAIAKAAGATRMLIGTPSWPNHAQILGDLDLEMVGFNHANTDGSADMDAIRSALRSANAGDAILLHGCCHNPTGVDYTPAEWDEIAALIAQRGVLPLVDVAYQGLGNGMAEDRLGLKAVMAHCDEVLVAYSCDKNFGVYRDRVGAFYVVGKNADDTNRAMSNAFALARASWSMPPDHGGAAIRIILEDEALTADWLAEVEEMRDRINAVRAKLAEAVKAGSVDLTPLARQNGMFATLPVSPEQVKQLREEHGVYMAGSGRINVAGLTTNNIPKFIHALADVTG; this is encoded by the coding sequence ATGCTCGACCAACTCACACAGCAGCCCGCCGACGCGCTTCTTGCGATCATCAAGCTTTTCAATGCCGATGCGCGCCAGGACAAGATCGACCTCGGTGTTGGCGTGTATCGCACTGCCGATGGCGCCACACCGGTCTTCCGCGCGATAAAGGCTGCCGAAAAGCGCCTGTGGGAGACGCAGGACAGCAAAGGCTATCTTGGCCTCGTCGGCGATGAAGGCTTCGTCACGAGGCTGATGCCCTACGTCTTCGGCGCAGACCATCCTGCCGATGGCCGTATCGCCGGGATGCAGACGCCCGGAGGAACAGGCGCGGTGCGCCTCGGCGCGGCCATCGCCAAAGCGGCGGGCGCGACGCGGATGCTGATCGGCACGCCAAGCTGGCCCAACCATGCGCAGATCCTGGGCGATCTCGACCTTGAGATGGTCGGTTTCAACCATGCCAATACCGATGGCAGCGCGGATATGGACGCTATCCGCTCTGCGCTGCGCAGCGCAAACGCGGGCGATGCGATCCTGCTGCATGGCTGCTGCCACAACCCTACGGGCGTGGATTACACACCAGCCGAGTGGGACGAGATCGCTGCCCTGATCGCACAACGCGGTGTGCTGCCGCTGGTCGATGTCGCCTATCAGGGTCTTGGCAATGGCATGGCCGAAGACCGCCTCGGCTTGAAAGCGGTGATGGCGCATTGCGACGAGGTGCTGGTCGCCTATAGCTGCGACAAGAACTTCGGCGTCTATCGCGACCGCGTTGGTGCCTTCTATGTGGTCGGCAAGAACGCCGATGACACGAACCGCGCCATGTCCAACGCCTTCGCGCTCGCTCGCGCCAGCTGGTCCATGCCGCCCGACCATGGCGGCGCGGCCATCCGCATCATCCTGGAGGACGAGGCGCTGACGGCAGACTGGCTCGCCGAGGTCGAGGAGATGCGCGACCGCATCAATGCCGTGCGCGCGAAATTGGCCGAAGCCGTCAAAGCAGGCAGCGTCGACCTGACGCCGCTTGCCCGTCAGAACGGGATGTTCGCCACGCTGCCAGTGTCGCCCGAACAGGTAAAACAGCTGCGCGAAGAGCATGGCGTTTATATGGCGGGGTCGGGCCGCATCAACGTGGCTGGCCTCACCACGAACAATATCCCCAAATTCATCCATGCGCTTGCCGATGTGACTGGCTGA